The Chloroflexota bacterium genomic sequence GTCCAAACCCTCCCCGCGTCCTTCGCGCCCTTCGCGCTTCGCTTCCTTCGCGACCCTTCGCGCCTTCGTGGTCCAAACCCTCCCCGCGTCCCCGCGTCCTTCGCGCCCTTCGCGCCCTTCGCGCTTCGCTTCCTTCGCGACCCTTCGCGCCTTCGTGGTCCAAACCCTCCCCGCGTCCCCGCGTCCCCGTGTCACCCGATGACCGCGGACCGCCGTCCTCAGTTGTTCTGGCGCCCAAGACAGGGTATAATAAAAGGGAATGGCACTCCTCCAGCCGGCCCTGCATTCTTGAAAGGAGCCACGCATGGTCAAAGTTTTTTCGACCATAATCGGTATACTGCTCAGTATCATCGGCATCCTGGCCTACATCTCGACACCCAAGAAGCACATCACCGCTCTGTTTCCCGCATTTGTGGGTTTTCCCATGGTGATCCTGAGCCTGGTAGCCGTCACCGACGACGAAAAGGCTGCTGCAGCAATGCACGGCGCCACCGCAGTCTCCGCACTGGGACTGATCGTTTCCCTCCAGGGATTGTTCTTCCCGCAACTGTTTCGATCCACTGCCGACAGCGACCCTGGCGAGCATCAAGAACGTACATCCGTACAGACGGCTACGGCGACCCTTTGCGGGATTAACCAGGTGATTGCCATCAAATCGTTCGTGGACGCCAGGCGCCACGAGGAAAATTTCGTCCTGAAACTCGAAACCGATTGATCAAAAAAGGATCGGAAAAGATCAGCGAGGATCTGCGCCGAAGGTCCGCGCAATCAGCGCTGAAAAGAAAAAACCACAACCGCAGCGCTGTGCTGAGCGAAGCCGAAGCACAGGTTCTGGCTTGTCCAGGCTAGGAGGCCCTGATGTCAAAGATGAAGCCCCACGAAAGGGTCAATGATATTCTGCTTGGGCCACTGGAACGGCCTGCCCTGCAGTGGTTTGCCGCTCACATGCCAGCCTGGGTCACTCCCGATGTTCTGACGATTATCGGCACGATTGGCGCGTTCATTATTGCCATCAGCTACTGGCTGAGTCGCAGCAACCCTGCCTGGTTCTGGGTGGCCAGCCTGGGCCTTTTCATCAATTGGTTCGGTGACAGCCTGGATGGCACCCTGGCACGCTATCGCAACATCCGGCGGCCAAAATATGGCTTCTTCGTCGATCATACTGTGGACGCCTTCAACGAGATGGTGGTCATCCTTGGCCTGGGGCTGACCCTCTTTATCCGATTCGACTTCGCAGCCATGGCCCTTATCGGATACCTGCTCATGTCGGTGTTGGTCTATGTCACGACCTACGTGGATGGCGTCTTTAAAATCTCCTATGGCAGGTTCGGCCCGACAGAGATGCGGGCATTGCTGGTCATCCTCAATGCCCTGATGTTCTTCCTTGGTGCGATCTGGTTTACGCTTCCGGTCATCGGGATGATCTCCATCTATGATGTCCTGGTCGGCCTTGTGGCAACCGCCCTGATTATCGTATTCGTTGTATCATCCTATCGAAAAGCGCGGGAGCTTGCCCTTGAAGATCCCCCACCAAAGGTTCCATAACTCCTTGTGGATCAATGCAATTCGACATGCCGGGATGGCACACGGCTTCTTGCGCTATCCCTCCAATATTGACAATTGGCAATTGACCGGTAACCATTGACAATTAGCCCGGGAGGACTTGATATGGCCGAGTTGATTCATTTCTGGGAACAACCGAAAACACCACCGGCCGTGATGATTGCTGGCTGGTACCAATGGGCCGACGCGGGAAACATCTCCTCTGGCCTGCCCGAATACCTGATCAAACATGGCGATGCCAGGCGAATCGGTGAGATAAACCCCGACGGTTTTTACCTTTTTCAGATTCCAGGTACCCATCACTTCCTGCGGCCGGAGGTCACTCTTAAGGATGGCCAGATCGCCGCCATGGAACATCGAAGCAACAATATCTATTTCAGCGATCAGGTGAACAATGGCATGGCCATCTTCCTGGGTGAGGAACCCCACCTCGATGCCGACCGCTACGCCCAGGCATTCCTGGATGCTGCCGAGGCCCTGGGGGTGAAGCGCATCGCCGCAGTAGCAGGTGTCTATGGCTCAATGCCCTACGACAGGGAGAGAGATGTCTCCTGCGTCTTTAGCCTGCCTGCCATGCAAGAGCAATTGGCTGATTATTCCGTTAGATTCTCTGAATATCAGGGCGGCGCGACCATTGGCACCTTCATTGTCGATCTGGCCAAACAAAGGGGGATCGAAATGGTGATCTTTTACGCCTACGTCCCCGCTTACGACTTTTCCGATCAGGATGAGATGGTGCAGGGTGTCCGGATCGACAATGACTTCAAAGCCTGGTATGAGCTTCTCAGGCGCATCAATCGTCTGTATGACCTGAGAATGGACCTGTCTCAACTGGAGCAATATGCCGACGACCTGGTTGCTTCCATGGCAGACAAGATCGCCGACCTGGACCGCATGATGCCCGAATTGAAGGTCCGGGACTTCATGAAAAAGGTCGACGAGGAATTCACCGAAAAACCCTACATGCCCCTGGACGATATCTGGGAAGAAGAGTTGGGAGATCTGCTGGCCGGTTTCGACAACGGGGATAACAAAGAAGACTGATCGACGGACGCCGGACTCTACCTCCGGCGCTTGCTGAACAGGTCGAGCATTACAGCCAGGATAAATATCACACCTTTGATGACCTGTTGGGAATAAGATGGCACTCCCATCAGATTGAGGCCATTGGACAATACCCCGATAATAAACGCGCCTACCAGCGTGCCCCCGATTCCGCCGACCCCGCCGAAGAGGCTGGTGCCACCCAGCACCGGCGCGGCAATCGCGTCCAGTTCCCAGCCCACGGCTGCGTTGGGCTGAGCAGACCACAGGCGTGCCGTCAATAGCACACCCCCTAACGCCGCGGTGAAACCACATATCACATACACGGCCAGAATGACCCGCTGCGTCGGGATTCCTGCCAAGCGGGCCGTCTCCTCGTTGCCTCCAGTGGCATACACATGCAGGCCAAAACGGGTATGGCGCAGGATGATCCACGCCACCACGGCCAGCACGATCATGATGACCACCGGCACGGGGATTCCAAGGATTTTGCCGTTTCCCAACCAGATGAAAAGCTCATCCAGTCCGGCAATGGGCCGGCCTTCGGTATACACCAGCGTGAGTCCCCGGGCAATTGCCAGCATGGCCAGGGTTGCCACAAAAGGTGGCATGCCCCCCTTGACGATCATAAGACCATTGATGCCTCCCAATGCCGCGCCCGCCAGCAAAGCCAGGGCGATCCCGGGAACCGTGCCCAGCCCCTGATTCACCGCCAGTCCGGCGGCCAGGACCCCCGCCAGCGCCATCACCGAGCCCACAGAAAGATCGATTCCAGCCGTAAGCATGGTGAAGGTCATGCCGATTGCAACGATGGCGATCATCGAGGTCTGCAGCGCCACGTTGATCAGGTTCGAACGGGTGCGGAAATCAGGCGAAAGAACAACAAAAACCAGGCAGATCACCATGAAGATGATCAAAACGCTGAAGCGGCGAAGCACGCCCGTCAGTTGAAAAGAGCTATTGCCCATGCAACCCACCATTGCCAGAGTTCATCGCAGCCATCGTTCCCGTAGCTGCCCGCATTATGTCATCTTGATTGGCCTCATCCCGGCTGAACTCCCCCTCAATTCGACCCTCGTGCATTACCAGGATGCGGTCGCTCACCCCCAGCACCTCCGGCAGTTCCGATGAGATCATCAGCACCCCAACCCCCTCCTGAGCCAGTTGACTCATCAGGCCGTGGAT encodes the following:
- a CDS encoding CDP-alcohol phosphatidyltransferase family protein; this translates as MSKMKPHERVNDILLGPLERPALQWFAAHMPAWVTPDVLTIIGTIGAFIIAISYWLSRSNPAWFWVASLGLFINWFGDSLDGTLARYRNIRRPKYGFFVDHTVDAFNEMVVILGLGLTLFIRFDFAAMALIGYLLMSVLVYVTTYVDGVFKISYGRFGPTEMRALLVILNALMFFLGAIWFTLPVIGMISIYDVLVGLVATALIIVFVVSSYRKARELALEDPPPKVP
- a CDS encoding PAC2 family protein is translated as MAELIHFWEQPKTPPAVMIAGWYQWADAGNISSGLPEYLIKHGDARRIGEINPDGFYLFQIPGTHHFLRPEVTLKDGQIAAMEHRSNNIYFSDQVNNGMAIFLGEEPHLDADRYAQAFLDAAEALGVKRIAAVAGVYGSMPYDRERDVSCVFSLPAMQEQLADYSVRFSEYQGGATIGTFIVDLAKQRGIEMVIFYAYVPAYDFSDQDEMVQGVRIDNDFKAWYELLRRINRLYDLRMDLSQLEQYADDLVASMADKIADLDRMMPELKVRDFMKKVDEEFTEKPYMPLDDIWEEELGDLLAGFDNGDNKED
- a CDS encoding ribose ABC transporter permease, producing the protein MGNSSFQLTGVLRRFSVLIIFMVICLVFVVLSPDFRTRSNLINVALQTSMIAIVAIGMTFTMLTAGIDLSVGSVMALAGVLAAGLAVNQGLGTVPGIALALLAGAALGGINGLMIVKGGMPPFVATLAMLAIARGLTLVYTEGRPIAGLDELFIWLGNGKILGIPVPVVIMIVLAVVAWIILRHTRFGLHVYATGGNEETARLAGIPTQRVILAVYVICGFTAALGGVLLTARLWSAQPNAAVGWELDAIAAPVLGGTSLFGGVGGIGGTLVGAFIIGVLSNGLNLMGVPSYSQQVIKGVIFILAVMLDLFSKRRR